The region GTGCACGCACAGACGTCTCTTGTAAGCTTTTACTCGAGCTTCGGTGATCTTGAATGTGCACGGAGAGTGTTTGATGGAATGCCTGAAAGGAATGTGGTTTCTTGGACGGCGATGGTTACCGGGTATGTGAAGCAGATGGAGTATGATGATGGTTTGGCATTGTTTCACCAGATGCAAGTTCTCGATGTCGAACCAAATGAGTTGACACTGGTGAATGTACTATCTGCTTGCGCAAACCTTGGAGCTTATGAGATGGGCAAGTGGGTGCACCGATACATTGATCGCAAGGGAATTGTGATGAATTCCACTCTTGGCACTGCACTTGTTGATATGTATGCTAAGTGTGGGCACATACACAAAGCCTTGCATGTGTTTAAGAGATTGCCCGAGAAGAGTGTTTTCGCATGGAATGCGGTAATCGGTGGCCTAGCAATGCATGGGTTAGGAGAGGAAGCTATAGAGAAGTTCTCGGAAATGATATCAGTCGGAATGAGGCCGGATGACATAACACTCCTTGCAGTTCTATCAGCTTGCGCACATGCCGGTCTTGTGCGGAAAGGCAAGGAGTATTTCGATTTGATTGAGCGGGAATATGGTGTTCGACCAAATATCAAGCACTATGGTTGCATGGTGAATCTGCTAGGGAGGGCCGGGCTCCTAGAAGAGGCTTATGAAGTAGTTACAAAAATGCCAATGGAGCCTAATGGAGTTGTCTGGGGAACATTACTTAATTGCTGTAGTTCTCATGGTGATGTCGAGCTAGCAGAAACGGTGATGGCAAGGCTTGTCGCATTGGAACCTTATAACGATGGGAATTATGTGCTTATGTCAAACATTTACGCATCAAAAGGCAGATGGGAAGATGTAGCGAAGGTTCGGAGATTCATGAATGAAAGAGGGATCAACAAGACAACGGGATGCAGTACCATAGAAGTCGACAATGTCGTGCATGAATTCATAGTCAGTTGCAGCAAACACCCTAGAGCAGAGGAGATATACAGCACGCTTGATGAAATGTCAATGAGATTGAAGGCTGAGGGTTACATGGCTAAAACAAGCAACGTTATGCTCgacattgatgaagaagataagAAGAGAGCACTGTGCCATCACAGCGAGAAGTTGGCCATTGCATTTGGACTCATTAGCACAAAACCTGGTACACTGCTAAGAGTGGTGAAAAATCTCCGGGCTTGCGAAAACTGCCATCTCGCAACAAAGTTGATATCGAAGATTTACAACCGCGAGATCATTGTCAGGGATCGGAATCGGTTCCACCATTTCAAGCATGGAGTTTGTTCTTGTGGAGATTACTGGTGATGTTATGCAATGCAAACatcctgaattttttttttcttgggattTTCATGGTGAAAATGATGTCAAATGGTTCACCAATAATCGGAGCATGAACAAGAACCATCACTGAAATGGTGAAATCTATGGTAATccctcaagatgatcttcctacCATAGCACTTGGAAGCAAGCTTCAAGAATAGATGGCAGTCATCACAAACCCTTAGATTTTTCACTATCCTGACCGCAGATCCTTTTT is a window of Dioscorea cayenensis subsp. rotundata cultivar TDr96_F1 chromosome 5, TDr96_F1_v2_PseudoChromosome.rev07_lg8_w22 25.fasta, whole genome shotgun sequence DNA encoding:
- the LOC120260942 gene encoding pentatricopeptide repeat-containing protein At5g66520-like, which codes for MTTELNVLPHPIAINKRSKAPFIPLNVSLLKECSTLREFQQFHTLIIKLPSPLTHISLAKLIQSLVNSSHIDYARKVFDQMPQPSTFVFNTMIRAYAGSNAACREGIGVYTQMRSSSVEPDSYTYPSLLQACSSLSDGRGVHALILKSGQCGLDVHAQTSLVSFYSSFGDLECARRVFDGMPERNVVSWTAMVTGYVKQMEYDDGLALFHQMQVLDVEPNELTLVNVLSACANLGAYEMGKWVHRYIDRKGIVMNSTLGTALVDMYAKCGHIHKALHVFKRLPEKSVFAWNAVIGGLAMHGLGEEAIEKFSEMISVGMRPDDITLLAVLSACAHAGLVRKGKEYFDLIEREYGVRPNIKHYGCMVNLLGRAGLLEEAYEVVTKMPMEPNGVVWGTLLNCCSSHGDVELAETVMARLVALEPYNDGNYVLMSNIYASKGRWEDVAKVRRFMNERGINKTTGCSTIEVDNVVHEFIVSCSKHPRAEEIYSTLDEMSMRLKAEGYMAKTSNVMLDIDEEDKKRALCHHSEKLAIAFGLISTKPGTLLRVVKNLRACENCHLATKLISKIYNREIIVRDRNRFHHFKHGVCSCGDYW